Proteins from a genomic interval of Helicobacter pylori Shi112:
- a CDS encoding CagY family CD-EC repeat-containing protein, with product MNEENDKLETSKKTQQHSPQDLSNEETIKANHFEDSSKESKKSSDHHLDNSTETKTNFDGEKSEETQTQMDSGGNETSESSNLADKLFKKARKLVDNKKPFTQQKNLDEEIQEPNEEDDQENNGYQEEIQMDLIDDETSKKTQQHSPQDLSNEETIKANHFEDSSKESKKSSDHHLDNSTETKTNFDGEKSEETQTQMDSGGNETSESSNLADKLFKKARKLVDNKRPFTQQKNLDEEIQEPNEEYDQENNGYQEETQMDLIDDETSKKTQQHSPQDLSNEETIKANHFEDSSKESKENSDHHLDNSTETKTNFDGEKSEEITNDSNDQEIIKGSKKKYIIGGIVVAVLIVIILFSRSIFHYFIPLEDKSSRFSKDRNLYVNDEIQIRQEYNRLLKERNEKGNMIDKNLFFNDDPNRTLYNYLNIAEIEDKNPLKAFYECISNGGNYEECLKLIKDKKLQDQMKKTLEAYNDCIKNAKTEEERIKCLDLIKDENLKKSLLNQQKVQVALDCLKNAKTDEERNECLKLINDPEIREKFRKELELQKELQEYKDCIKNAKTEAEKNECLKGLSKEAIERLKQQALDCLKNAKTDEERNECLKNIPQDLQKELLADMSVKAYKDCVSKARNEEERKACEKLLTPEAKKKLEQQVLDCLKNAKTDEERKKCLKDLPKDLQSDILAKESLKAYKDCVSQARNEEERKSCEKLLTPEAKKLLEEEAKESVKAYLDCVSQAKTEAEKKECEKLLTPEAKKKLEEAKKSVKAYLDCVSRARNEKEKQECEKLLTPEAKKLLEQQALDCLKNAKTEAEKKRCVKDLPKDLQKKVLAKESLKVYLDCVSQAKTEAEKKECEKLLTPEAKKLLEEAKESLKAYKDCVSRARNEKEKQECEKLLTPEAKKLLEQQALDCLKNAKTEAEKKRCVKDLPKDLQKKVLAKESLKVYLDCVSQAKTEAEKKECEKLLTPEAKKLLEEAKESLKAYKDCLSQARNEEERKACEKLLTPEARKLLEQEVKKSVKAYLDCVSQAKTEAEKKECEKLLTPEARKLLEQQALDCLKNAKTEAEKKRCVKDLPKDLQKKVLAKESVKAYLDCVSRARNEKEKQECEKLLTPEAKKLLEEAKESLKAYKDCVSQARNEEERKACEKLLTPEARKLLEQEVKKSVKAYLDCVSRARNEKEKQECEKLLTPEARKFLAKQALSCLEKARNEEERKACLKNIPKDLQKNVLAKESLKAYKDCLSQARNEEERKACEKLLTPEARKLLEQEVKKSVKAYLDCVSRARNEKEKQECEKLLTPEARKFLAKELQQKDKAIKDCLKNADPNDRAAIMKCLDGLSDEEKLKYLQEAREKAVLDCLKTARSDEEKRKCQNLYSDLIQEIQNKRTQSKQNQLSKTERLHQASECLDNLDDPTDQEAIEQCLEGLSDSERALILGIKRQADEVDLIYSDLRNRKTFDNMAAKGYPLLPMDFKNGGDIATINATNVDADKIASDNPIYASIEPDITKQYETEKTIKDKNLEAKLAKALGGNKKDDDKEKSKKSTAEARVESNKIDKDVAETAKNISEIALKNKKEKNGEFVDENGNPIDDKKKTEKQDETSPVKQAFIGKSDPTFVLAQYTPIEITLTSKVDATLTGIVSGVVAKDVWNMNGTMILLDKGTKVYGNYQSVKGGTPIMTRLMIVFTKAITPDGVIIPLANAQAAGMLGEAGVDGYVNNHFMKRIGFAVIASVVNSFLQTAPIIALDKLIGLGKGRSERTPEFNYALGQAINGSMQSSAQMSNQILGQLMNIPPSFYKNEGDSIKILTMDDIDFSGVYDVKITNKSVVDEIIKQSTKTLSREHEEITTSPKGGN from the coding sequence ATGAATGAAGAAAACGATAAACTTGAAACTTCTAAAAAAACCCAACAACATTCACCCCAAGATTTATCCAATGAAGAAACAATAAAAGCCAATCACTTTGAAGATTCTTCAAAAGAATCCAAAAAAAGCTCAGATCATCATCTTGACAACTCCACAGAAACTAAAACCAATTTTGATGGAGAAAAGTCAGAAGAAACCCAAACTCAAATGGATTCTGGAGGTAATGAAACTTCAGAATCTAGCAATCTAGCAGACAAGTTATTCAAAAAAGCCAGAAAATTAGTTGATAATAAAAAACCTTTCACTCAGCAAAAGAATTTAGATGAAGAAATCCAAGAACCGAACGAAGAAGACGATCAAGAAAATAATGGGTATCAAGAAGAAATTCAAATGGATTTAATTGATGATGAAACTTCTAAAAAAACCCAACAACATTCACCCCAAGATTTATCCAATGAAGAAACAATAAAAGCCAATCACTTTGAAGATTCTTCAAAAGAATCCAAAAAAAGCTCAGATCATCATCTTGACAACTCCACAGAAACTAAAACCAATTTTGATGGAGAAAAGTCAGAAGAAACCCAAACTCAAATGGATTCTGGAGGTAATGAAACTTCAGAATCTAGCAATCTAGCAGACAAGTTATTCAAAAAAGCCAGAAAATTAGTTGACAATAAAAGACCTTTCACTCAGCAAAAGAATTTAGATGAAGAAATCCAAGAACCAAACGAAGAATACGATCAAGAAAATAATGGGTATCAAGAAGAAACTCAAATGGACTTAATTGATGATGAAACTTCTAAAAAAACCCAACAACATTCACCCCAAGATTTATCCAATGAAGAAACAATAAAAGCCAATCACTTTGAAGATTCTTCAAAAGAATCCAAAGAAAACTCAGATCATCATCTTGACAACTCCACAGAAACTAAAACCAATTTTGATGGAGAAAAGTCAGAAGAAATAACTAACGATTCTAACGATCAAGAGATTATCAAAGGAAGCAAAAAGAAATACATTATTGGTGGCATTGTAGTCGCTGTTCTTATCGTGATTATTTTATTTTCTAGAAGCATTTTTCACTATTTCATACCTTTGGAAGATAAAAGCTCTCGTTTTAGCAAAGACAGGAATCTTTATGTCAATGATGAAATCCAAATAAGGCAAGAGTATAACCGATTGCTGAAAGAACGGAATGAAAAAGGCAATATGATCGATAAGAATCTTTTCTTCAATGACGATCCCAATAGAACCTTATACAACTATTTGAATATTGCAGAAATTGAGGACAAAAACCCATTGAAGGCCTTTTATGAATGTATTAGTAATGGTGGAAACTATGAAGAATGTTTGAAGCTTATCAAAGACAAAAAACTTCAAGATCAAATGAAAAAGACTTTAGAGGCTTATAATGACTGCATCAAAAATGCCAAAACTGAAGAAGAAAGGATCAAGTGTTTAGATTTAATCAAAGATGAAAACCTGAAAAAAAGCTTACTGAACCAACAAAAAGTTCAAGTGGCGCTAGATTGTTTGAAAAACGCTAAAACCGATGAAGAACGAAACGAGTGCCTAAAACTCATAAATGACCCTGAGATTAGAGAGAAATTCCGTAAGGAATTAGAGCTTCAAAAAGAGCTTCAAGAGTATAAGGATTGTATCAAAAACGCCAAAACAGAAGCTGAGAAAAACGAATGCTTGAAAGGCTTGTCTAAGGAAGCTATAGAAAGATTGAAACAGCAAGCACTAGATTGTTTGAAAAACGCTAAAACCGATGAAGAACGAAACGAGTGCTTGAAAAATATTCCCCAAGACTTGCAAAAAGAACTACTGGCTGATATGAGCGTCAAGGCTTACAAGGATTGCGTATCAAAAGCTAGAAATGAAGAAGAAAGAAAAGCTTGTGAGAAATTGCTTACCCCTGAAGCGAAAAAAAAGTTAGAACAACAGGTTCTAGATTGTTTGAAAAACGCTAAAACCGATGAAGAACGAAAAAAGTGTTTGAAAGATCTCCCTAAAGACTTACAAAGCGATATTTTAGCTAAAGAGAGTCTTAAAGCTTATAAAGACTGCGTATCTCAAGCTAGAAATGAAGAAGAAAGAAAATCTTGTGAGAAATTACTCACGCCTGAAGCGAAAAAACTTTTAGAAGAAGAAGCCAAAGAGAGCGTTAAAGCTTATTTGGATTGCGTATCTCAAGCCAAAACTGAAGCTGAGAAAAAAGAATGCGAGAAATTACTCACGCCTGAAGCGAAAAAAAAGTTAGAAGAAGCTAAAAAAAGCGTTAAGGCTTATTTGGACTGCGTTTCAAGAGCTAGGAATGAAAAAGAGAAACAAGAATGCGAGAAATTACTCACGCCTGAAGCGAAAAAGCTTTTAGAGCAACAAGCGCTAGATTGTTTGAAAAACGCTAAAACCGAAGCTGAGAAAAAAAGGTGTGTCAAAGATCTCCCTAAAGACTTGCAGAAAAAGGTTTTAGCCAAAGAGAGTCTTAAGGTTTATTTGGATTGCGTATCTCAAGCCAAAACTGAAGCTGAGAAAAAAGAATGCGAGAAATTGCTCACCCCTGAAGCGAAAAAACTTTTAGAAGAAGCCAAAGAGAGTCTTAAAGCTTATAAAGACTGCGTTTCAAGAGCTAGGAATGAAAAAGAGAAACAAGAATGCGAGAAATTGCTCACCCCTGAAGCGAAAAAACTCTTAGAGCAACAAGCGCTAGATTGTTTGAAAAACGCTAAAACCGAAGCTGAGAAAAAAAGGTGTGTCAAAGATCTCCCTAAAGACTTGCAGAAAAAGGTTTTAGCCAAAGAGAGTCTTAAGGTTTATTTGGATTGCGTATCTCAAGCCAAAACTGAAGCTGAGAAAAAAGAATGCGAGAAATTGCTCACCCCTGAAGCGAAAAAACTTTTAGAAGAAGCCAAAGAGAGTCTTAAAGCTTATAAAGACTGCCTCTCTCAAGCTAGAAATGAAGAAGAAAGAAAAGCTTGTGAGAAATTGCTCACCCCTGAAGCGAGAAAACTCTTAGAGCAAGAAGTTAAGAAGAGCGTTAAGGCTTATTTGGATTGCGTATCTCAAGCCAAAACTGAAGCTGAGAAAAAAGAATGCGAGAAATTACTCACGCCTGAAGCGAGAAAGCTTTTAGAGCAACAAGCGCTAGATTGTTTGAAAAACGCTAAAACCGAAGCTGAGAAAAAAAGGTGTGTCAAAGATCTCCCTAAAGACTTGCAGAAAAAGGTTTTAGCTAAAGAGAGCGTTAAGGCTTATTTGGACTGCGTTTCAAGAGCTAGGAATGAAAAAGAGAAACAAGAATGCGAGAAATTGCTCACCCCTGAAGCGAAAAAACTTTTAGAAGAAGCTAAAGAGAGTCTTAAAGCTTATAAAGACTGCGTATCTCAAGCTAGAAATGAAGAAGAAAGAAAAGCTTGTGAGAAATTACTCACGCCTGAAGCGAGAAAACTTTTAGAGCAAGAAGTTAAGAAGAGCGTTAAGGCTTATTTGGACTGCGTTTCAAGAGCTAGGAATGAAAAAGAGAAACAAGAATGCGAGAAATTGCTCACCCCTGAAGCGAGAAAATTTTTAGCGAAGCAAGCACTAAGTTGTTTGGAAAAAGCTAGAAATGAAGAAGAAAGAAAAGCATGTCTTAAAAATATCCCTAAAGACTTACAGAAAAATGTTTTAGCTAAAGAGAGTCTTAAAGCTTATAAAGACTGCCTCTCTCAAGCTAGAAATGAAGAAGAAAGAAAAGCTTGTGAGAAATTGCTCACCCCTGAAGCGAGAAAACTCTTAGAGCAAGAAGTTAAGAAGAGCGTTAAGGCTTATTTGGACTGCGTTTCAAGAGCTAGGAATGAAAAAGAGAAACAAGAATGCGAGAAATTGCTCACCCCTGAAGCGAGAAAATTTTTAGCGAAAGAGCTCCAACAAAAAGATAAAGCGATCAAAGATTGCTTGAAAAACGCCGATCCTAACGACAGAGCAGCTATTATGAAGTGTTTGGATGGTTTGAGCGATGAAGAGAAGCTCAAATACCTGCAAGAAGCTAGAGAAAAGGCTGTCTTGGATTGTTTGAAAACGGCTAGGAGCGATGAAGAAAAAAGGAAATGTCAAAACCTTTATAGCGATTTGATCCAAGAAATCCAAAATAAAAGGACACAAAGCAAACAAAATCAATTGAGTAAAACAGAAAGATTGCATCAAGCAAGCGAGTGCTTGGATAACTTAGATGACCCTACTGATCAAGAAGCCATAGAGCAATGTTTAGAAGGCTTGAGCGATAGTGAAAGAGCGCTAATTCTAGGAATTAAACGACAAGCTGATGAAGTGGATCTGATTTATAGCGATCTAAGAAACCGCAAAACCTTTGATAACATGGCGGCTAAAGGTTATCCATTGTTGCCAATGGATTTCAAAAATGGCGGCGATATTGCCACTATTAACGCCACCAATGTTGATGCGGACAAAATAGCTAGCGATAATCCTATTTATGCTTCCATAGAGCCTGACATTACTAAGCAATACGAAACAGAAAAAACCATTAAGGATAAGAATTTAGAAGCTAAATTAGCTAAGGCTTTAGGTGGCAATAAAAAAGATGACGATAAAGAAAAAAGTAAAAAATCCACAGCAGAAGCTAGAGTAGAAAGCAATAAGATAGACAAAGATGTCGCAGAAACTGCCAAAAATATCAGTGAAATCGCTCTTAAGAACAAAAAAGAAAAGAATGGGGAATTTGTAGATGAAAATGGTAATCCCATTGATGACAAAAAGAAAACAGAAAAACAAGATGAAACAAGCCCTGTCAAACAGGCCTTTATAGGCAAGAGTGATCCCACATTTGTTTTAGCGCAATACACCCCTATTGAAATCACTCTGACTTCTAAAGTAGATGCCACTCTCACAGGTATAGTGAGTGGGGTTGTGGCCAAAGATGTATGGAACATGAACGGCACTATGATCTTATTAGACAAAGGCACTAAGGTGTATGGGAATTATCAAAGCGTGAAAGGTGGCACACCCATTATGACACGCTTAATGATAGTCTTTACTAAAGCCATTACGCCTGATGGTGTGATAATACCTCTAGCAAACGCTCAAGCAGCAGGCATGCTGGGTGAAGCAGGGGTAGATGGCTATGTGAATAATCACTTTATGAAGCGCATAGGTTTTGCTGTGATAGCAAGCGTGGTTAATAGCTTCTTGCAAACTGCGCCTATCATAGCTCTAGATAAACTCATAGGCCTTGGCAAAGGTAGAAGTGAAAGGACACCTGAATTTAATTACGCTTTGGGTCAAGCTATCAATGGTAGTATGCAAAGTTCAGCTCAGATGTCTAATCAAATTCTAGGGCAACTGATGAATATCCCCCCAAGTTTTTACAAAAATGAGGGCGATAGTATTAAAATTCTCACAATGGACGATATTGATTTTAGTGGCGTATATGATGTTAAAATTACCAACAAATCTGTGGTAGATGAAATTATCAAACAAAGCACTAAAACTTTGTCTAGAGAGCATGAAGAAATCACCACAAGCCCCAAAGGTGGCAATTAA
- the cagZ gene encoding cag pathogenicity island translocation protein CagZ, with the protein MELGFNEAERQKILDSNRSLMGNANEVRDKFIQNYATSLKDSNDPQDFLRRVQELRINMQKNFISFDAYYNYLNNLVLASYNRCKQEKTFAESTIKNELTLGEFVVEISDNFNNFMCDEVAKISDLVASYLPREYLPPFIDGNMMGVAFQILGIDDFGRKLNEIVQDIGTKYIILSKNKTYLTSLERAKLITQLKLNLE; encoded by the coding sequence ATGGAACTCGGTTTCAATGAAGCAGAAAGACAAAAAATCTTAGACAGCAACAGATCTCTTATGGGAAATGCAAATGAAGTAAGGGATAAGTTTATTCAAAATTACGCCACTTCTTTAAAAGATAGCAACGATCCGCAAGATTTTTTGAGAAGAGTTCAAGAGTTAAGAATCAATATGCAAAAGAATTTTATTAGTTTTGATGCTTATTACAACTATTTGAACAACCTTGTGTTAGCCAGTTACAATCGTTGCAAACAAGAAAAGACTTTTGCAGAAAGCACGATCAAAAATGAACTAACGCTTGGGGAGTTTGTTGTAGAAATTTCTGACAACTTCAATAATTTTATGTGTGATGAAGTGGCAAAAATTTCAGACCTAGTGGCTTCTTATCTGCCAAGAGAGTATTTACCGCCATTTATAGATGGCAATATGATGGGCGTGGCGTTTCAGATTCTAGGGATAGATGATTTTGGAAGGAAGCTCAATGAGATTGTCCAAGATATAGGGACTAAATATATTATTTTGAGCAAAAATAAGACTTATCTCACTTCTTTAGAAAGAGCTAAATTGATAACCCAATTAAAATTAAATTTGGAATAA
- the virB11 gene encoding cag pathogenicity island type IV secretion system ATPase VirB11, with protein sequence MTEDRLSAEDKKFLEVERALKEAALNPLRHATEELFGDFLKMENITEICYNGNKVVWVLKNNGEWQPFDVRDKKAFSLSRLMHFARCCASFKKKTIDNYENPILSSNLANGERVQIVLSPVTVNDETISISIRIPSKTTYPHSFFEEQGFYNLLDNKEQAISAIKDGIAIGKNVIVCGGTGSGKTTYIKSIMEFIPKEERIISIEDTEEIVFKHHKNYTQLFFGGNITSADCLKSCLRMRPDRIILGELRSSEAYDFYNVLCSGHKGTLTTLHAGSSEEAFIRLANMSSSNNAARNIKFESLIEGFRDLIDMIVHINHHKQCDEFYIKHR encoded by the coding sequence ATGACTGAAGACAGATTGAGTGCAGAAGATAAAAAATTTCTAGAAGTAGAAAGAGCTTTAAAAGAAGCGGCATTAAATCCTTTAAGGCATGCTACTGAAGAACTTTTTGGTGATTTTTTAAAAATGGAAAATATCACTGAGATTTGTTACAATGGGAACAAAGTTGTATGGGTTTTAAAAAATAATGGCGAATGGCAACCATTTGATGTGAGAGACAAGAAAGCCTTTAGTCTATCTCGTTTAATGCATTTTGCTCGGTGTTGTGCAAGTTTTAAGAAAAAAACAATAGACAACTATGAAAATCCTATTTTGAGCAGCAATTTAGCGAATGGTGAAAGGGTGCAAATTGTCCTTTCCCCTGTTACAGTTAATGATGAAACCATTTCCATATCCATAAGGATACCTAGCAAAACAACCTATCCTCATAGCTTCTTTGAAGAACAGGGTTTTTATAATCTACTAGATAACAAAGAACAAGCGATCAGCGCGATTAAAGATGGTATTGCTATCGGTAAGAATGTGATTGTTTGTGGTGGCACAGGAAGCGGTAAGACGACTTATATCAAAAGCATCATGGAGTTTATCCCTAAAGAAGAAAGGATCATATCCATTGAAGACACCGAAGAGATTGTATTCAAACACCACAAGAACTACACACAGCTTTTTTTTGGTGGGAATATCACCTCTGCTGATTGTTTAAAGTCATGTTTGAGAATGCGACCTGATAGAATCATTTTAGGAGAACTCAGAAGCAGTGAGGCATATGATTTTTATAACGTGCTTTGTAGCGGTCATAAAGGCACGCTAACCACTCTACATGCAGGGAGCAGTGAAGAAGCGTTTATTCGTTTAGCCAACATGAGTTCATCTAATAACGCAGCAAGGAATATCAAGTTTGAAAGCCTCATTGAGGGCTTTAGAGATTTAATTGATATGATTGTCCATATCAACCACCACAAACAGTGTGATGAATTTTATATCAAACATAGGTAG
- the cag5 gene encoding VirD4 family type IV secretion system ATPase Cag5 codes for MEDFLYNTLYFIENYKLVVIFSFIGLIALFFLYKFIKAQKKAFKDKANQPQKKKNFKEIIIEGLKERVKTFGFWLQAILLLSYSFITSGLFFLILLGNFYDDNKLPESDDDLFDIWIYAIQDFPAYYFKALCFSSLKIYGFNISLVVYSSILCSYIFITFFVWFLKYLTRTRDIGANKKVDDLFGSASWESEEKMIKAKLITPNNKKRAFDKREVIVGRRGLGDFIAYAGQAFIGLIAPTRSGKGVGFIMPNMINYPQNIVVFDPKADTMETCGKIREKRFNQKVYIYEPFSLKTHRFNPFAYVDFGNDVVLTEDILSQIDTRLKGHGMVASGGDFSTQIFGLAKLVFPERPNEKDPFFSNQARNLFVINCNIYRDLMWTKKGLEFVKRKKIIMPETPTMFFIGSMASGINLIDENTNMEKVVSLMEFFGGEEDKSGDNLRVLSPATRNMWNNFKTMGGAKETYSSVQGVYTSAFAPYNNAMIRNFTSANDFDFRRLRIDEVSIGVIANPKESTIVGPILELFFNVMIYSNLILPIHDPQCKRSCLMLMDEFTLCGYLETFVKAVGIMAEYNMRPAFVFQSKAQLENDPPLGYGRNGAKTILDNLSLNMYYGINNDNYYEHFEKLSKVLGKYTRQDVSRSIDDNTGKTNTSISNKERFLMTPDELMTMGDELIILENTLKPIKCHKALYYDDPFFTDELIKVSPSLSKKYKLGKVPNQATFYNDLQAAKTRGELSYDKSLVPVGSSEL; via the coding sequence ATGGAAGACTTTTTATATAACACCTTATATTTCATAGAGAATTATAAGCTGGTTGTTATTTTTAGTTTCATAGGGTTAATAGCGTTATTTTTTCTCTACAAATTCATAAAAGCTCAAAAAAAGGCTTTTAAAGATAAAGCTAACCAACCTCAAAAGAAAAAAAACTTTAAAGAAATCATTATAGAGGGGCTGAAAGAAAGAGTTAAAACCTTTGGCTTTTGGTTACAAGCTATACTATTACTATCCTATTCTTTTATCACATCAGGGTTATTTTTCTTGATTCTCTTAGGTAATTTTTATGATGACAATAAATTGCCTGAGAGTGATGATGATCTTTTTGATATATGGATCTATGCGATACAAGATTTTCCTGCATACTATTTTAAGGCGCTTTGTTTTAGTTCACTCAAGATTTATGGGTTCAATATATCCTTAGTCGTATATAGTTCTATTTTATGCTCTTATATATTCATTACCTTTTTTGTGTGGTTCTTAAAATACTTAACTCGGACTAGAGACATAGGAGCGAATAAAAAAGTTGATGATCTCTTTGGTAGCGCGAGTTGGGAGAGCGAAGAAAAAATGATCAAAGCTAAACTTATCACACCCAATAATAAAAAACGCGCCTTTGACAAACGAGAGGTTATTGTAGGCAGGCGTGGTTTAGGGGATTTTATCGCTTACGCAGGACAGGCGTTCATTGGCTTGATTGCTCCTACCAGAAGCGGTAAGGGTGTGGGTTTCATCATGCCCAATATGATCAATTACCCTCAAAATATCGTTGTGTTTGACCCTAAGGCTGACACTATGGAAACTTGCGGAAAAATCAGAGAAAAACGCTTCAACCAAAAAGTGTATATCTATGAACCTTTCTCCTTAAAAACACACCGATTTAATCCTTTCGCTTATGTGGATTTTGGTAATGATGTGGTTTTGACTGAAGACATACTCTCTCAAATTGACACGCGCCTAAAAGGTCATGGGATGGTGGCTAGTGGGGGGGATTTTTCCACTCAAATCTTTGGATTGGCTAAGTTGGTGTTCCCTGAAAGACCTAATGAAAAAGATCCTTTTTTTAGCAATCAGGCGCGAAATCTTTTTGTCATTAATTGCAATATTTATAGGGATCTCATGTGGACTAAAAAGGGGCTTGAGTTTGTCAAAAGAAAAAAAATCATCATGCCTGAAACCCCCACGATGTTTTTCATCGGTTCTATGGCGAGCGGTATCAACTTGATTGATGAAAACACAAACATGGAAAAAGTTGTGTCTCTGATGGAATTTTTTGGAGGTGAAGAAGATAAGAGTGGCGACAATCTAAGAGTGCTTAGTCCTGCTACTAGAAACATGTGGAACAACTTCAAAACAATGGGTGGCGCTAAAGAAACTTATAGCTCTGTTCAAGGGGTCTATACTTCAGCGTTTGCACCTTACAATAACGCCATGATTAGGAATTTCACGAGCGCTAATGATTTTGATTTCAGGCGTTTGAGGATTGATGAAGTGAGTATTGGCGTGATCGCTAACCCTAAAGAAAGCACTATTGTTGGGCCGATATTAGAGCTGTTCTTCAATGTGATGATTTATAGCAACCTTATTCTGCCAATCCATGATCCACAATGCAAAAGAAGTTGTTTGATGCTTATGGATGAGTTCACGCTCTGTGGCTATTTAGAAACCTTTGTGAAAGCGGTAGGGATCATGGCAGAATACAACATGCGCCCTGCCTTTGTGTTTCAAAGTAAGGCACAACTAGAGAATGACCCCCCACTTGGTTATGGTAGGAATGGCGCTAAGACTATTTTAGACAACCTTTCTTTAAATATGTATTATGGGATCAACAACGATAACTACTATGAACATTTTGAAAAACTTTCTAAGGTGTTGGGGAAATACACAAGGCAAGACGTGAGCCGAAGCATTGATGATAATACCGGTAAGACCAACACTTCTATCAGCAACAAAGAGCGGTTTTTGATGACCCCTGATGAATTGATGACCATGGGCGATGAGCTTATCATTCTAGAAAACACGCTCAAACCCATCAAATGCCACAAGGCGCTCTACTATGACGATCCTTTTTTCACCGATGAACTCATTAAGGTGAGTCCAAGCTTGAGCAAGAAATACAAATTGGGGAAAGTGCCTAATCAAGCAACTTTCTATAATGATTTGCAAGCCGCTAAAACTAGAGGCGAATTGAGCTATGACAAGTCTTTAGTGCCTGTGGGTTCAAGCGAACTGTGA
- the cag4 gene encoding transglycosylase SLT domain-containing protein codes for MFEKWIGLTLLLNSLAYPCQKVTISFKQYENLIHIHQKGCDNEVVCRTLISIALLESSLGLNNKREISLKDTSYSMFHITLNTAKKFYPTYSKTLLKYKLLNDVDFAISLAKRILKENFDYYKQKHPNKSVYQIVEMAVGAYNGGMKHNPNGAYVKRFRCIYSQVRYNG; via the coding sequence TTGTTTGAGAAATGGATTGGTCTGACTTTACTTCTTAATTCCTTAGCCTATCCATGCCAAAAAGTAACCATTAGTTTCAAGCAGTATGAAAATCTTATCCATATTCACCAAAAAGGCTGCGACAATGAAGTGGTGTGCAGAACGCTCATCTCTATCGCCTTATTGGAAAGTTCTTTAGGGTTGAACAACAAGCGCGAAATTTCCCTAAAAGACACTTCCTATTCCATGTTTCACATCACTTTGAACACCGCTAAAAAATTCTACCCCACCTATTCTAAAACGCTTCTCAAATACAAATTGCTCAATGATGTGGATTTTGCGATTTCGTTGGCTAAAAGAATTTTGAAAGAAAATTTTGATTACTACAAACAAAAACACCCTAATAAAAGCGTGTATCAAATAGTAGAAATGGCAGTAGGCGCTTACAATGGGGGAATGAAACACAACCCTAATGGCGCTTACGTGAAGAGATTTCGTTGCATTTATTCTCAGGTGCGATATAACGGGTAG